From Campylobacter sp. MG1, a single genomic window includes:
- a CDS encoding glucose-6-phosphate isomerase — MLEFNEYFEPNSLDTINSYAKRMNEEKQSGEVGFYHLPLEFDNLLKELKTCKKHFENKNYFIVIGVGGSSLGTKAISNFLQCENIDFLDNISTINLNKIIKKINLEKTLFILASKSGNTVESISYFRILVECFNINLNDLHKYFVTICMKDTELYKFSIENNIKNFLINSNVSGRFSVLSAIGIVPLYFAGIDVLEIMNGARACLEDENISEHILNLAYTLTTKMINKNYVLFTYCEELRYFNEWFVQLVAESLGKFKEYKRVGLTPISLIGSKDQHSFLQLIMEGPKDKFVQFIRIKPNNNSYKIPHLQGFETLENISIGYTLDELLFNQAKSCLNAIVAEKIDASEITLDEVNAYNIGYLIYYYELLVSACGLMMGINTYNQPGVESAKIHLKMLLKK, encoded by the coding sequence ATGCTAGAATTTAATGAATATTTTGAACCAAATTCATTAGATACTATAAATTCATACGCAAAAAGAATGAATGAAGAAAAACAAAGCGGTGAAGTCGGGTTTTATCATTTACCACTTGAATTTGATAATTTATTAAAAGAATTAAAAACTTGTAAAAAACATTTTGAAAATAAAAATTATTTTATAGTAATCGGAGTAGGTGGCTCTAGTTTAGGCACTAAGGCGATTAGTAATTTTTTACAATGTGAAAATATTGATTTTTTGGATAATATTTCAACTATTAATTTAAATAAAATTATTAAAAAAATAAATTTAGAAAAAACACTTTTTATTCTTGCATCAAAGTCTGGTAATACTGTAGAAAGTATAAGTTATTTTCGTATTTTAGTTGAATGCTTTAATATAAATTTAAATGATTTACATAAGTATTTTGTAACTATTTGTATGAAAGATACTGAATTATATAAATTTAGCATTGAAAATAATATAAAAAATTTCCTTATAAATTCTAATGTTAGTGGTAGATTTTCTGTGTTGAGTGCTATTGGAATTGTCCCTTTATATTTTGCTGGTATAGATGTTTTAGAGATTATGAATGGGGCTAGAGCCTGTTTAGAAGATGAGAATATAAGTGAGCATATTTTAAATTTAGCATATACTCTTACTACTAAAATGATAAATAAAAATTATGTTTTATTTACTTATTGTGAAGAATTACGCTATTTTAATGAATGGTTTGTTCAACTTGTGGCTGAAAGTTTGGGTAAATTTAAAGAATATAAACGCGTTGGTTTAACTCCAATAAGCCTAATAGGTTCAAAAGACCAGCATTCGTTTTTGCAATTAATTATGGAAGGACCAAAGGATAAATTTGTTCAATTTATTAGAATAAAACCTAATAATAATTCTTATAAAATACCGCATTTGCAAGGTTTTGAAACGCTTGAAAATATTAGTATAGGATATACTTTAGATGAGCTTTTATTTAATCAAGCTAAGTCTTGCTTAAATGCAATAGTTGCTGAAAAAATAGATGCTAGCGAAATTACATTAGATGAGGTAAATGCTTACAATATCGGATATTTAATATACTATTATGAATTATTAGTTAGTGCATGTGGACTTATGATGGGTATAAATACTTACAATCAACCTGGCGTTGAAAGTGCAAAAATACATTTAAAAATGCTTCTAAAAAAATAA
- the galU gene encoding UTP--glucose-1-phosphate uridylyltransferase GalU, with amino-acid sequence MIKTCIFPAAGYGTRFLPATKTLPKEMLPILDKPLIHYAMEEAIEAGLVNIGIITGRTKRALEDYFDISYEIEDAIKGSEKEKLLDDVRRQMEVCNFTFTRQRKMNGLGDAINCAKNMVSNEPFGVILADDLCVNDACGVMSQMVKAYEKYRCSIVALMEVPNKDTKKYGIIEGVKLEDNIYKITDMVEKPDPKDAKTNLAIIGRYILTPDIFDILDNTKPGRGGEIQITDALNTQAKEGRCIGLVFSGLRFDCGSVEGFFEATKYFYERDYKC; translated from the coding sequence ATGATAAAAACTTGCATATTTCCAGCAGCAGGTTATGGAACTAGATTTTTACCTGCAACAAAAACTTTACCTAAAGAAATGCTACCTATTTTAGATAAGCCATTAATCCACTATGCTATGGAAGAAGCTATTGAAGCAGGGCTAGTAAATATAGGTATTATTACAGGCAGAACAAAAAGAGCTTTAGAAGATTATTTTGATATATCTTATGAGATTGAAGACGCAATAAAAGGCAGTGAAAAAGAAAAATTACTTGATGATGTTCGTAGACAAATGGAAGTATGTAACTTCACATTTACTAGGCAAAGAAAAATGAATGGATTAGGTGATGCGATAAATTGTGCTAAAAATATGGTTAGTAATGAACCTTTTGGGGTAATTTTAGCAGATGACTTGTGTGTAAATGATGCTTGTGGTGTAATGAGCCAAATGGTAAAAGCATATGAAAAATATCGTTGCAGTATTGTTGCACTTATGGAAGTTCCAAATAAAGATACTAAAAAATATGGGATTATTGAAGGCGTAAAATTAGAAGATAATATTTACAAAATCACAGATATGGTTGAAAAACCAGACCCAAAAGACGCAAAAACAAATCTAGCAATTATTGGAAGATATATTCTAACCCCTGATATTTTTGATATTTTAGACAATACCAAACCTGGTCGTGGTGGAGAAATTCAAATTACTGATGCTCTTAATACTCAAGCAAAAGAAGGTAGATGTATAGGATTAGTATTTAGTGGTCTTAGATTTGATTGTGGTAGTGTAGAAGGTTTTTTTGAGGCGACTAAATACTTTTATGAAAGAGATTACAAATGCTAG